Proteins from a single region of Echeneis naucrates chromosome 2, fEcheNa1.1, whole genome shotgun sequence:
- the LOC115051689 gene encoding activin receptor type-2A-like isoform X2: MGDATKLAFAVFLISCSSGAILGRSETQECVYYNSSWEKERTNRSGIEPCYGEKDKRRHCFATWKNVSGTVEIVKQGCWLDDVNCYDSNECVEKKESPDVFFCCCEGNMCNERFLYVPEATQPIDQHQSTAYTTSNPFSQKPQLFSTLLYSLVPIIGLAAVVLFSFWMWRHHKLAYPAALVPTHHAFHIMVEDPGPSPPSPVLGHKPLQLIEVKARGRFGCVWKAQLLNEYVAVKIFPIQDKLSWQNEYEIYSVNGMKHDNILHFIGVEKRNNNLDLELWLITAYHDKGSLTDYLKANVVSWNELCHIAQTAARGLAYLHEDIPGHKDGHKPSIAHRDIKSKNVLLKNNLTACIADFGLALKFEAGKSAGDTHGQVGTRRYMAPEVLEGAINFQRDSFLRIDMYAFGLVLWELASRCTAADGPVDEYMLPFEEEVGQHPSLEDMQEVVVHKKLRPCLRDCWQKHTGLAMLCETIEDCWDHEAEARLSAGCVEERIGQMQRQAPIIGPEEIVTVVTMVTNVDLPPKESSL; the protein is encoded by the exons gtGCCATCCTAGGACGCTCAGAGACTCAGGAGTGTGTGTACTACAACTCCAGCTGGGAGAAGGAGCGCACCAACCGCAGTGGCATCGAGCCCTGCTATGGCGAGAAAGACAAGCGGCGGCACTGCTTCGCCACATGGAAGAACGTCTCCGGCACCGTGGAGATCGTCAAGCAAGGCTGCTGGCTAGACGACGTCAACTGCTACGACAG TAATGAGTgtgtggagaagaaggagagccCGGAcgttttcttctgctgctgtgaaggCAACATGTGCAATGAGAGGTTCCTATATGTCCCTGAAGCGACCCAACCGATTGACCAGCACCAGTCAACTGCCTACA CCACCTCCAATCCATTTTCCCAGAAGCCCCAGCTCTTCAGCACTCTGCTTTACTCCCTGGTTCCCATCATAGGCCTGGCTGCGGttgtcctcttctctttctggaTGTGGAGACATCACAAACTGGCGTATCCTGCTGCCCTCGTCCCCACACAT CACGCCTTTCACATTATGGTAGAG GATCCTGGCCCTTCACCCCCATCACCCGTTTTGGGACACAAACCGCTGCAGCTGATTGAGGTGAAAGCGAGGGGGCGCTTCGGATGCGTGTGGAAGGCCCAGCTGCTGAACGAATATGTGGCCGTGAAAATCTTTCCAATTCAG GACAAACTGTCTTGGCAGAACGAGTATGAGATCTACAGCGTGAACGGCATGAAGCACGACAACATCCTCCACTTTATTGGTGTGGAGAAGAGGAACAacaacctggacctggagctgtGGCTCATCACCGCCTACCATGACAAG gGGTCTCTGACAGACTACCTGAAAGCCAACGTGGTGTCCTGGAATGAACTCTGCCACATCGCCCAGACGGCGGCCCGCGGTCTGGCCTACCTCCATGAAGACATTCCAGGACACAAGGATGGACACAAACCCTCCATTGCTCACAG GGACATAAAGAGTAAGAATGTGCTGTTGAAGAATAACCTGACAGCCTGCATAGCTGACTTTGGCCTTGCCCTGAAATTTGAGGCTGGAAAGTCAGCAGGAGACACACATGGACAG GTGGGAACGCGGCGCTACATGGCTCCGGAGGTCTTGGAGGGGGCCATAAACTTCCAGCGTGACTCCTTCCTGCGTATCGACATGTATGCCTTCGGGCTAGTACTTTGGGAGCTTGCGTCTCGGTgcacagctgctgatg GCCCAGTGGATGAATACATGCTCCCATTCGAAGAGGAGGTGGGACAGCATCCGTCTCTGGAGGACATGCAGGAGGTTGTCGTGCATAAGAAACTGCGGCCCTGCCTGCGAGACTGCTGGCAGAAACACACG GGTCTGGCCATGCTCTGCGAAACCATCGAGGACTGCTGGGACCATGAGGCCGAAGCTCGCCTGTCTGCCGGCTGCGTGGAGGAGCGCATCGGCCAAATGCAGCGCCAAGCCCCAATCATCGGTCCAGAGGAGATAGTCACTGTGGTCACCATGGTGACCAATGTGGACCTCCCACCCAAAGAGTCCAGCTTATGA
- the LOC115051689 gene encoding activin receptor type-2A-like isoform X1, with the protein MGDATKLAFAVFLISCSSGAILGRSETQECVYYNSSWEKERTNRSGIEPCYGEKDKRRHCFATWKNVSGTVEIVKQGCWLDDVNCYDSNECVEKKESPDVFFCCCEGNMCNERFLYVPEATQPIDQHQSTAYTTSNPFSQKPQLFSTLLYSLVPIIGLAAVVLFSFWMWRHHKLAYPAALVPTHDPGPSPPSPVLGHKPLQLIEVKARGRFGCVWKAQLLNEYVAVKIFPIQDKLSWQNEYEIYSVNGMKHDNILHFIGVEKRNNNLDLELWLITAYHDKGSLTDYLKANVVSWNELCHIAQTAARGLAYLHEDIPGHKDGHKPSIAHRDIKSKNVLLKNNLTACIADFGLALKFEAGKSAGDTHGQVGTRRYMAPEVLEGAINFQRDSFLRIDMYAFGLVLWELASRCTAADGPVDEYMLPFEEEVGQHPSLEDMQEVVVHKKLRPCLRDCWQKHTGLAMLCETIEDCWDHEAEARLSAGCVEERIGQMQRQAPIIGPEEIVTVVTMVTNVDLPPKESSL; encoded by the exons gtGCCATCCTAGGACGCTCAGAGACTCAGGAGTGTGTGTACTACAACTCCAGCTGGGAGAAGGAGCGCACCAACCGCAGTGGCATCGAGCCCTGCTATGGCGAGAAAGACAAGCGGCGGCACTGCTTCGCCACATGGAAGAACGTCTCCGGCACCGTGGAGATCGTCAAGCAAGGCTGCTGGCTAGACGACGTCAACTGCTACGACAG TAATGAGTgtgtggagaagaaggagagccCGGAcgttttcttctgctgctgtgaaggCAACATGTGCAATGAGAGGTTCCTATATGTCCCTGAAGCGACCCAACCGATTGACCAGCACCAGTCAACTGCCTACA CCACCTCCAATCCATTTTCCCAGAAGCCCCAGCTCTTCAGCACTCTGCTTTACTCCCTGGTTCCCATCATAGGCCTGGCTGCGGttgtcctcttctctttctggaTGTGGAGACATCACAAACTGGCGTATCCTGCTGCCCTCGTCCCCACACAT GATCCTGGCCCTTCACCCCCATCACCCGTTTTGGGACACAAACCGCTGCAGCTGATTGAGGTGAAAGCGAGGGGGCGCTTCGGATGCGTGTGGAAGGCCCAGCTGCTGAACGAATATGTGGCCGTGAAAATCTTTCCAATTCAG GACAAACTGTCTTGGCAGAACGAGTATGAGATCTACAGCGTGAACGGCATGAAGCACGACAACATCCTCCACTTTATTGGTGTGGAGAAGAGGAACAacaacctggacctggagctgtGGCTCATCACCGCCTACCATGACAAG gGGTCTCTGACAGACTACCTGAAAGCCAACGTGGTGTCCTGGAATGAACTCTGCCACATCGCCCAGACGGCGGCCCGCGGTCTGGCCTACCTCCATGAAGACATTCCAGGACACAAGGATGGACACAAACCCTCCATTGCTCACAG GGACATAAAGAGTAAGAATGTGCTGTTGAAGAATAACCTGACAGCCTGCATAGCTGACTTTGGCCTTGCCCTGAAATTTGAGGCTGGAAAGTCAGCAGGAGACACACATGGACAG GTGGGAACGCGGCGCTACATGGCTCCGGAGGTCTTGGAGGGGGCCATAAACTTCCAGCGTGACTCCTTCCTGCGTATCGACATGTATGCCTTCGGGCTAGTACTTTGGGAGCTTGCGTCTCGGTgcacagctgctgatg GCCCAGTGGATGAATACATGCTCCCATTCGAAGAGGAGGTGGGACAGCATCCGTCTCTGGAGGACATGCAGGAGGTTGTCGTGCATAAGAAACTGCGGCCCTGCCTGCGAGACTGCTGGCAGAAACACACG GGTCTGGCCATGCTCTGCGAAACCATCGAGGACTGCTGGGACCATGAGGCCGAAGCTCGCCTGTCTGCCGGCTGCGTGGAGGAGCGCATCGGCCAAATGCAGCGCCAAGCCCCAATCATCGGTCCAGAGGAGATAGTCACTGTGGTCACCATGGTGACCAATGTGGACCTCCCACCCAAAGAGTCCAGCTTATGA